One window of the Chanos chanos chromosome 11, fChaCha1.1, whole genome shotgun sequence genome contains the following:
- the LOC115824171 gene encoding caspase-6-like produces MSSADSAHAALSENVTEVDAVYRSSSSLDPDEEYCVNNKRRGLALIFNQQEFFWELRLSYRSGSNADRLNLIERFKELQFDVKDYTNLRKEDMFKILSEAAAANHVDADCFVCVFLSHGEKDYIYAYDEKVPVQDITDLFKGTKCPSLVGKPKIFILQACRGDVHDDPVKPMDVVDCDSEMINEVVVDAGALYTLPAGADFLMCYSVAEGFFSHREIVNGSWYIQDLCEALRKYGTSLEFVELLTLVNRKVSRRSVGNCRDREAIGKKQVPCFTSMLTKKLYLRPKRK; encoded by the exons ATGTCCAGCGCAGACAGTGCTCACGCGG ctctgAGTGAGAACGTTACAGAGGTGGATGCCGTTTACAGAAG CTCTTCGTCTCTGGACCCAGATGAGGAGTACTGCGTGAACAACAAACGACGAGGGCTTGCCCTGATCTTCAACCAACAGGAGTTCTTCTGGGAACTAAGGTTGAGTTACCGGAGTGGCTCCAACGCTGATAGACTCAACCTCATTGAAAG GTTTAAGGAACTGCAGTTTGATGTGAAGGACTACACCAACCTCAGAAAAGAAGATATGTTTAAAATACTGTCCGAAG CTGCCGCAGCCAATCACGTGGATGCCGACTGCTTcgtctgtgttttcctcagtcACGGGGAAAAAGACTACATCTATGCCTATGATGAGAAGGTTCCAGTTCAGGATATCACAGATCTTTTCAAAGGAACCAAATGTCCTAGCCTTGTGGGAAAGCCTAAGATCTTCATCCTGCAG GCGTGTCGTGGTGATGTGCACGATGACCCCGTGAAACCCATGGATGTGGTGGATTGTGACAGTGAGATGATAAACGAAGTGGTGGTGGATGCAGGGGCATTGTACACGCTCCCGGCTGGAGCAGACTTCCTCATGTGTTACTCTGTGGCTGAGG GATTCTTCTCCCATCGGGAGATTGTCAATGGTTCCTGGTACATTCAGGACCTGTGTGAGGCTCTGCGCAAGTACGGAACATCTCTGGAGTTCGTGGAGCTTCTGACCCTGGTGAACAGGAAAGTGTCCAGACGCTCTGTGGGCAACTGCAGAGACCGGGAAGCCATCGGCAAGAAGCAGGTGCCGTGTTTCACCTCCATGCTCACCAAAAAGCTTTACCTCAGGCCCAAGAGGAAGTAG